AATCCGGCCTATTTTCAATGATGGAAGCGTGGTTGATTTTATCGGGCAAGATGGTTCACTTGTTATATCAGACCCTTCAAAGCCTCAAAGAGAGGGAAGGAAAACTTTCAAGTTTAACAAGGTTTTCGGTCCAACCTCTACACAAGGTAATATCAATATTTCATAAACTACCTTTTATCAGTAaacatttaatttctttctccttcttgctTCTCTTGTTTGCTTTTGGTACTTGCCGGTGACTCTAATAGATCGCTTTTTACCACGCAATCCTCTTTCTCAGGCGAGGTGTTTGCAGATATTCAGCCACTGATTCGATCTGTGATGGATGGTTATAATGTTTGTATATTTGCCTATGGTCAGACAGGTTCAGGCAAAACGCATACCATGGTAAGAATTTCATATGAATAAAGTTCAGTTATTTAACTCTCATCGACTGTTTGCTGTCCTTGACTACTTATTCCACGAATGTTGTGCTTTGAAATTCCCGGGATTGATGAGATATCACTGGCTTTTCTCCGGTGATAGAGTGGTCCATTAAATGGGTCGACAAAGGACTTGGGGATCAATTATCTCGCTCTCAGTGATCTCTTCCAGTTGTCCAGTATGAGGAAGGACATCACCGATTACGACATACGGGTTCAGATGGTGGAGATATATAATGAACAAGTCCGCGATCTTCTCCACAATGATTCCTCGACTACCAAATATCCTTTCATGCTAATGTTCATCTAACAATGTCAAAGGAAATTTGTTCTTTACTTCTCAAAATTGCTTTTGGGAAATTCATTATGAGGAAGAATTTGGGTTCTTGACAATGTACAAGTTAGAGATCCGTAGCTGCACAGCCGATGGTGGCCTGAGCCTTCCTGATGCTACCATGCATTCCGTGAAGTCCACAGCTGATGTCGTTAAACTGATGAAACTTGGAGATGAAAATCGCGTAGTCAGTTCCACAGCTCTCAACAACCGAAGCAGTCGTTCTCACAGGTAAGCCCGAGCACATGTAATATTCGGGTGATCATCAACTTCGTAAATTAACATCCGTCAAATTCTTGAGGCATGCAGCATGAACAGGGAATGTTCTATTCGCAAAATGTCATGTCAAGTGTAATCTGACATACAGATGAGAAAAACGAAATACTGGAAAACTGAGAATAGTTCTCTAAAGCCAAGATTTATCTGTTTTTCAGAACTAATGTGATGATTTCATCCTGTTGTTCAGTGTGTTGACAGTTCATGTGAGTGGAAAAGACATTTCGGGCAGCACCCTGCGAAGTTGCCTTCACCTGGTCGATCTCGCAGGCAGTGAGCGCGTAGACAAGTCAGAGGTAACAGGAGAGAGGCTCAAGGAAGCACAGTACATCAACAAGTCTCTCTCTTGTTTGGGAGATGTTATCACCACGTTGGCTCAGAAGAACTCGCACATTCCTTATCGCAACAGCAAGCTCACCCTTCTGTTGCAGGACTCCCTAGGTTGTGGGGTCATTTTCCAAGCTTCCCTTACCGCTGGAAATTGTTTTCCTCTGCCAGCTTAGAAGTTATCTCATGGTTGTGATTCTTTCTTCAGGTGGACATGCAAAGACGCTGATGTTTGCTCACGTAAATCCTGAGGTGGATTCCTTCGGGGAAACTGTCAGCACCTTGAAATTTGCTCAGCGGGTTTCAACTGTCGAACTTGGAGCTGCTCGAATGAATAAAGAGAGCAGTGAGGTTCTGCAACTCAAAGAGCAGGTGAGAATTATgtcaattttatatatgatgTAAGAGATTTGTGTGAAGGAGATTCACCCATGAACATGTTGATTTCTTCAATGGATAGGTTGAGAACCTTAAGAAGGCATTGGCAAACAAGGAATCACGATCTGCACAACTCTCGAAAACAACGAACTCCACATCTCCAGTCAAGAAACCTACAACAATGCCAGAACGAACTCCCCCACGACCCAGAAGATTGAGCATCGAGAACTGCAGAAACAGCACAGCTGAAAAAAATGAGACGGCTGTGAATCATGAAGAGCGAAAAGCAACAAAAACTCCAGTAAGTATTCGCTCTCGAAGGTTAAGTATTGAGGGTCCCAGATCAATTAAGAAGGATGATTTGCCGACAAGAGTTACAAAGGAGGCAACTTTAACTCAGAGAAATGAGAATTTACAAGAAAGAGATGTTGTCTCGAAGTCGTATGGGTACTTTAGCCAAAGTGTTTCGGGTTCCAACGAGGGGTATCATCAACAAACTAAGGCAATTCGAAGTCCTACCAGTGTCTCCAACCGTAAGCAGGTAGCAAAAACAGAGAGCAGACAGAGAGTATCAACTCTTCAGGTCCTCAAGACTCCTGAGCCAATAGTACAAAGAAACAGGATTCCGTTGGTGATGCAGAGTGAGGTTTGCCTTTCTACAGACCCTGAAACACCAACCATGATGGTCAGCAGCACGACAGGGAAAGGATCGCAAATCAGAAAATCTTTCAAGACGATCGGGAAATTGATCAACGGATCCGAGAAGAGGTAAGTTATGGCAGTGAAAGATAGTAAAAGTTCTTGAAGTTGAAATGATTATCAATAGACTTAGTTCAAACTTGCTGTGGATAATATACTGCTTAAATAACTGTTAGGACTTCCAACTGTAGGCACCAACGGATTTCTGTAGAGGCTTGCTCACCGATCAGAGGAACGAGTGTTACAAGTAGCAATGGAAGGGCATCAAGGAGGCAGTCACTGACAGGGA
The sequence above is drawn from the Punica granatum isolate Tunisia-2019 chromosome 5, ASM765513v2, whole genome shotgun sequence genome and encodes:
- the LOC116208353 gene encoding kinesin-like protein KIN-14L isoform X2 encodes the protein MEDSARSGLHDINLASRKAEEAAWRRYQAAGWLDSLVGPLGLPGQPSEREFISCLRNGQVLCNAINKIYPGAVSKVVENNPAQLSVHRETQPLPAYQYFENVRNFLVAMEELKLPAFEASDLERHNLEAGSSAKLVDCILGLKAYHENKQLANSGNGRCKHLRSPLVKHSAGRIHSWAPAPSSSDSCRRLEMSTASEKPPNVSEMGILEESIVRLLANSMVEAKENFDGKLLSTFSNGNMATAKDPVKLFSKIISTCLDDPQISVLNSFFENYTAKRDRPLLQSTSSAQEDHSNMKSKCCRTCLRKGNCNHGQRFQMQERELSALKNLLSKARTEFEDLQSQLQQDLKELGAQVQEMSTAALGYYQVVKENRNLYNMVQDLKGNIRVYCRIRPIFNDGSVVDFIGQDGSLVISDPSKPQREGRKTFKFNKVFGPTSTQGEVFADIQPLIRSVMDGYNVCIFAYGQTGSGKTHTMSGPLNGSTKDLGINYLALSDLFQLSSMRKDITDYDIRVQMVEIYNEQVRDLLHNDSSTTKLEIRSCTADGGLSLPDATMHSVKSTADVVKLMKLGDENRVVSSTALNNRSSRSHSVLTVHVSGKDISGSTLRSCLHLVDLAGSERVDKSEVTGERLKEAQYINKSLSCLGDVITTLAQKNSHIPYRNSKLTLLLQDSLGGHAKTLMFAHVNPEVDSFGETVSTLKFAQRVSTVELGAARMNKESSEVLQLKEQVENLKKALANKESRSAQLSKTTNSTSPVKKPTTMPERTPPRPRRLSIENCRNSTAEKNETAVNHEERKATKTPVSIRSRRLSIEGPRSIKKDDLPTRVTKEATLTQRNENLQERDVVSKSYGYFSQSVSGSNEGYHQQTKAIRSPTSVSNRKQVAKTESRQRVSTLQVLKTPEPIVQRNRIPLVMQSEVCLSTDPETPTMMVSSTTGKGSQIRKSFKTIGKLINGSEKRHQRISVEACSPIRGTSVTSSNGRASRRQSLTGIPLPGEIRSRRSSIGGKPIESSGPLLPSTHHRRQRRGGYRR
- the LOC116208353 gene encoding kinesin-like protein KIN-14L isoform X1; the protein is MEDSARSGLHDINLASRKAEEAAWRRYQAAGWLDSLVGPLGLPGQPSEREFISCLRNGQVLCNAINKIYPGAVSKVVENNPAQLSVHRETQPLPAYQYFENVRNFLVAMEELKLPAFEASDLERHNLEAGSSAKLVDCILGLKAYHENKQLANSGNGRCKHLRSPLVKHSAGRIHSWAPAPSSSDSCRRLEMSTASEKPPNVSEMGILEESIVRLLANSMVEAKENFDGKLLSTFSNGNMATAKDPVKLFSKIISTCLDDPQISVLNSFFENYTAKRDRPLLQSTSSAQEDHSNMKSKCCRTCLRKGNCNHGQRFQMQERELSALKNLLSKARTEFEDLQSQLQQDLKELGAQVQEMSTAALGYYQVVKENRNLYNMVQDLKGNIRVYCRIRPIFNDGSVVDFIGQDGSLVISDPSKPQREGRKTFKFNKVFGPTSTQGEVFADIQPLIRSVMDGYNVCIFAYGQTGSGKTHTMSGPLNGSTKDLGINYLALSDLFQLSSMRKDITDYDIRVQMVEIYNEQVRDLLHNDSSTTKLEIRSCTADGGLSLPDATMHSVKSTADVVKLMKLGDENRVVSSTALNNRSSRSHSVLTVHVSGKDISGSTLRSCLHLVDLAGSERVDKSEVTGERLKEAQYINKSLSCLGDVITTLAQKNSHIPYRNSKLTLLLQDSLGGHAKTLMFAHVNPEVDSFGETVSTLKFAQRVSTVELGAARMNKESSEVLQLKEQVENLKKALANKESRSAQLSKTTNSTSPVKKPTTMPERTPPRPRRLSIENCRNSTAEKNETAVNHEERKATKTPVSIRSRRLSIEGPRSIKKDDLPTRVTKEATLTQRNENLQERDVVSKSYGYFSQSVSGSNEGYHQQTKAIRSPTSVSNRKQVAKTESRQRVSTLQVLKTPEPIVQRNRIPLVMQSEVCLSTDPETPTMMVSSTTGKGSQIRKSFKTIGKLINGSEKRHQRISVEACSPIRGTSVTSSNGRASRRQSLTGIPLPGEIRSRRSSIGGKPIESSDVNDETRNAKTPPTVHSSSTTTKRWL